The genomic interval GCATATTTGAACAGGGCGACATCCGCCTTCACTTCGGTGACGTCCCCCACCTCCAGCACCACGTCCAGGGCCGCGCTCATCCCTCGACTGTACGGTCGCCAACTCTCTCCACCCAACTCGGAATCGCTCCATCCACTCGCGAACGGGTGACTGGGGACCCGCTTGGACCTGAGACTCAGGGTATGGGGAAATTAAAGAACTCCATTCGCATTGTGATATGGAGCCCTGCGCACCCCGGAACACCTGGGGAACCCCACATCCGGGGAGAGGCTTCCCCGACCCTCAGTCTTTCGACTTGGAAAAAGTGAAGGAGAGGCAGATGGCGAGCATTGGAATCGTTGGAGCCGGTACCGCGGGTCTGCACCTGGGTCTGAAGCTTCTCGCCCAGGGGATTCCGGTGACCCTCTACTCGGAGCAGGAGCCGGACGCGCTCCGAGTCGGGCGACTTCTGAACACCGTGACCCACCATGCGCCCACGCGAGCACGTGAGCGGGAGTTGTGGGTGGACTTCTGGGGGGTGCCGGAGCTGGCGATGAAGCGGATGAGCATCCACGTGCAGGGGCCCCAGCCCTTCTCCGTTCAAGGCCGGCTGAGCGAGCCGAGCCTGTGCGTGGACTACCGCGTCTATCAGCCCCGGCTCGCGGAGGCCTTCGTGGAGCGCGGCGGCAAGCTGGAGGTGGTGGCGGTGGACCCCGCCCTGCTGGAGAAGCTGGCCCAGCGCCACACGCTGATGGTCGTCGCCACGGGACGCAGCGGGCTCAACGCGATGTTCCCGCGAATCCCAGAGCTGTCGCCGCACACGCGGCCGCCCCGGCTGTTGTTCGCCGCGCTGCTCAAGGGCGTTCAGATGCCCCAGCCGCTCGGGATGCACTTCAACCTGATTCCAGGCCAGGGCGAGGTCTTCGAGTCGCAGCTCATCACTCGTCACGGCCGCGTTCCCAGCACGCTCATCGAGGCGATTCCGGGCACGGAGCTGGCGGCGCTCATCTCGCGCAAGCGCGACGACGACCCGGCCGCGTTCGACGCGACGCTGCTGGACATCATGCGCCGCTTCGCGCCCGCGACGTACGAGCGCATCGACCCGACGGAGTTCGGCGTGCGCGGTCCGCTGGACTTCCTCCAGGGAGCCTTCACGCCCACCGTGCGCCGGCCCTGGGCGCAGTTGGGCGAGGGCCGCTTCGTGATGGCGGTGGGCGACACGCACGTGACGAACGACCCCGTCGCGGGACAGGGCGCCAACGGGGCCTCCGCGTCCGCCTTCACGCTGGCCCACTGCATCCAGGACGCGCTCCTGTCCGAGCGGCCCTTCGATGAGACCTTCTGCCGCGACACCGAGGCCCGGATGTGGGCGGCCGTCGCGCCGACGGCCTACTGGAGCAACGCCCTGCTCGAGCCGCCTCCGCCGCACCTCATCGACACGCTCGTCACGGCGAGCCGCGACACGTACGTGGCCGACGCCTTCATGAGCGCCCTGGTGATTCCGGAGCGCATCCTCCCCGTCTGCGCCTCGCCCGAGTCCGCCGCCGCGTTCGTCACCGAGGCACGGACGCCCCGCGCCGACATGCTGGCCGCCACGGGCGCGCTCGGCTGGGACACGGGCACGCGCATCCGCCCGCTCGCCGGCTGAACCGGGACATGACCTGGGAGGAGCCCCCGCGCACGCATCGAGGGGCCTCCCACGGAAGCCGTCTGGCGCGCCCGCCCCGCTCCGCTATCCTCGGCGGACATGCGATTCGCCATCATCGGTTCCGGTGGAGTGGGCGGCTACTACGGCGCGCGGCTGGTGCGCGCGGGCCATGACGTTCGCTTCCTCGCGCGGGGCGCTCACCTGAGCGCCATGCGAGCGCGGGGCCTCAGCATCCAGAGTCCGGAGGGAGACTTCACCGTCCCCGTGCGCGCCGAGGACGACGCCACCCGGCTGGGGCCCGTGGACGTGGTGGTGCTCGCGGTGAAGAAC from Myxococcus stipitatus carries:
- a CDS encoding styrene monooxygenase/indole monooxygenase family protein, with protein sequence MASIGIVGAGTAGLHLGLKLLAQGIPVTLYSEQEPDALRVGRLLNTVTHHAPTRARERELWVDFWGVPELAMKRMSIHVQGPQPFSVQGRLSEPSLCVDYRVYQPRLAEAFVERGGKLEVVAVDPALLEKLAQRHTLMVVATGRSGLNAMFPRIPELSPHTRPPRLLFAALLKGVQMPQPLGMHFNLIPGQGEVFESQLITRHGRVPSTLIEAIPGTELAALISRKRDDDPAAFDATLLDIMRRFAPATYERIDPTEFGVRGPLDFLQGAFTPTVRRPWAQLGEGRFVMAVGDTHVTNDPVAGQGANGASASAFTLAHCIQDALLSERPFDETFCRDTEARMWAAVAPTAYWSNALLEPPPPHLIDTLVTASRDTYVADAFMSALVIPERILPVCASPESAAAFVTEARTPRADMLAATGALGWDTGTRIRPLAG